Genomic window (Magnolia sinica isolate HGM2019 chromosome 10, MsV1, whole genome shotgun sequence):
tactctgatttggttctaccgagctgctacaacaaaggagataatcaggtattttacatttaattgtaaattcctttctgttttggtttctttcaagatttgccagaaaaattttgttgtattggttatctgaggagagccaagaaaactcagaagtggggtttttttaattgtgtaagcccacagacaaagacacaattataaaggttttgggtgaacctgggaaaacctattttgttagtgaacgctaatatcccctgtgtgaggatattaggagtggagtagcattctgtgtggttgttgtttaacagttggtgaacacacaagcaaaccactataatcccttgtgttgtgattgaatgatttattcttctgatctttaattattcttttgtgggatgtatgtatggtggtgaatgttgtaatcatttaattcaagcattgtgagaattttgtaatagtttagaatttattttctgctattcctttatcagcttgatattcaatttcctttaaaagttgttccagcaaggttgccctgccatttttatggtgtatggctgtccctagaacaatacatttgtgattacaatttattttaattcagtttgtatttatttctgtattcctcttcggtttgagatttgatacaaagatctttctagaaataaggttgtcctaccataaactctggtttttggtgtaaggttgtccttagaacaacatttgtatcaacctctcaagatctgaattttgaggttattttaccttcttgcattgtgatttattttggctatcatattctttttaattccattgttataagttttattggtattgtcctattcaccccccctctaggacatatagctaggccttttcagttaccagtgatatcctgaaataaagaagtgaattttaatgatgataagctgagattatactGTATGCttatagatctcaatgattagaattttttctaattaatggaataatactttgaacttgattaggaagtttaccgtgcgcttgagtctaggagaaagtaatatccaacattcatgaatctgggaattctcatatctggattattctacaaaaatcactcgagtttatagaaattgttctgaaattctcaacttacttttcgcatattttgctcgggactagcaaaatgctggttgggggttgtgttgagggtcaaatattgcatatcagacccagttattgcatggatttacaatcattaataccgtttaatagcctgatttaatcgtgtttgtgatacagagtgtatttacaagcatgaactgaaaaatggtgcttaaaccatggatttgacgctctgatgacacccaaggcaagggacggactccaggggaccaagatcgatggaattacatacCAGGGATCCGAGacaatcaagccattcacgttaaagaggcccgaaattggtgaaaaatgcaagatcacatagttctcgccatctgattggctcaaaacttcatagatggcctgaggaccataaattaaccatacatataaaatttcagccctcggatcactatgaaagtaccccaactgacagatcagcccataaaccattgattctggcccgcctgatatctggatatactccaattttggtctcaacccattaaattagatgggaaaccagatggacgttgtggatttaCCAAAAgaagtaaggtgggtcccactctacgcgcgtgcatgtgcacagcacacgtagacTCACGGCGCACTGAATCAACTaaagcgggtcagcgctgcttaCCCGCGTCTTCTTCATTAAAATGGCAACTGCCGTTTCATGTTGtataacggacggacgctgtccgttttgcagacgccagtgggccccacacattgtcccagtggacaatccaaaccgtccatcgtgtagagggcctcgactactacaaaatcttgctgaacttttggacccatgcaagcacacgtgcgcgatacagaggccacaaacaggcagtcctgcgacgttcaaaatgatttttggggtgatttcttctctgggccgcgtcaatggacgttcaaaaccacccattcttgactgaaatttcatcctaaatctaatggacggggtggatttccctgaaaatacctctgtggggcccaccgatcacgtcagcgcctgacgtgcgaaaggctacgcacgtccgtgaaatcaaattttccaggcagttgtggcccaccatctttgatcatatgacagatttgaaccgtccatcgtgtaggccaggcAAAATACTTCCAaaagacgttgattttacagaaataatgcaaggaacgcgagagttatgaagccccgaacttggctgctaAAAGGCTTttgctgcgcgtgcgatagcttcccaaatctgattttcaccactccaaaagctataaaaagagttccaaacgtggagaagagggtatgcttgaataggggacgtcagatagagagagagaggcacagagaagtgtttggaatttttatgtattttttctttatttttcttctttttcctatgattatgttaggctaaatcccttagctagggctaagaggtgaagcttgtggcgtgatgggaacttctacaggtttgattgaactgaactgattgactttgttttgatttaagaaattcttttagtcattaatggtttgttgtgatttaaattacagtagatctgtgatggcttgaataattcctttccttttattttgatgttcggaaaccctgttgttcgccatcgtctcatagacatggttggatgatggaatccttcctaacactcatacatcttttagttggttatggattggtctaagttctgttgtttaccttgtctctcaagcatggatttgtgatggaatcatactaaattcttatacctttcatctcttgaaaaatatatcaagtaagttcagtataatatccatgaagcaggcataagatctccctgatctctacaagtggatcctctgaatccctagttccctttctctgaattctttaagtttagattaatatttcaccattattcctcaaatcacaattgatttagatttcatcttagcctagttctagatctggttattttcagataacgtacaggtttcagtccctgtggattcgacctcggtcttaccgagtttattactacatcacaaccctgcacttggggtgtgaacaagtttttaggcgccaagaaggggaatcaaatcctcacctacagggagcaaacctatgatgaagactgtacacccaaatttttcacatatcattcatagggaattaaatctacacctatagggagcaaacctatggtgtagaccaggGAGGATTTGACCCGAGTAGATATGTTCTTGTTGACACATAGACGCAAGAATGGGATGCCTGTGGATGAGGCCTCAACAAGAGcaatggtatgtatatgtatcttcttattttgtttAATCTTTTAGCAATATCAAATCTAAATTGGTGATTTTTAATTATAGGAACAATTAAATGAACGAACTTCGCAGCAGCCAGAGGCTTCACATAACAGCACTGCGAGGAAAGATATATTCTCAGAAGTCATGGGTGACGAACGACATGGCCGTGTCCACACTTACGAGTTCGGTCCCTCTCCTTCTGATATTTGGGGCACAACATCCCACAGTGTCCAGTCCCAAGGGATGACCTCCAATGCTCAGAAGATAGATGAACAATATGAGGAATTGCATGCTGAAATATCTTCCCTAAGAGAAACTATGGCTGATAGAGATGCTCAAATATCTTCACTAAGAGAAACTATGGCTGATAGAGATGTTCAAATATCTTCACTAAGAGAAACTATGACAACATTGATGGCTGCTATAACGAATCCAAGCATTAATCTATCTACATTATTAGGTGTTTCAGCTAATCCCAACTTAAaccaaccctcctcatcatcaagccACTTGGTTCCAACCCCTCAGgtaattataatatatacatgtatatttttatGTGTAATATATTTTCAATTATACATAGTTCGAGCTATATACAAGAATTgacattgatttatcatttgtaGAGAGACTTGGCGAATAAGGGGAATTCTACGAGTTGCACTAATGTGACTCAAGTTCTTCTTAAGAGTATTGTAAGGCCTGGGGATACTGTAGCTAAAGGAATCATTTTGAGCACGGATCCATTGACAAAAGTAGGGGGGCAAAAACTTGGAGTTGGTTTCTGGGAAGTATCTATTCAAGTGGCAATGGTACGTGATGAGGATTTGATAAGGACCCATGGACGATATAAAACAATTGGGGATGCAATTGGAACGAGTATTGCTTGGCCCACTACTTTATGTAtggtaagtttttattttttattttttattttattattattattatttaagcaATAGAACTTATTGTATGAGATTATGAATagtaattgatttatttttgttattttttataggTTGCAGACAAAAATGGATGATAACTACATGAGAGaagtttttattaagtatttggaACTGTAAACATCTTTTGTAAGTGGGGGTAGTAGGGAGCTGTGGTTTCAGACTTTTGGATTGAGTTAGACACAtctaaatagtttatttttatcttagtttaattatagagggcacatctaaactcatctaatctctttaatttaatcttagttttataagattatgatttgtgatttgaattttgcatttgcatgtctttaatttaatctcttctatttcttttttttctttttcttttttttttacatgtggtCACTTAGTCATCATATTTGTAGGGTAAGAGTTCCTATCATACCTTTTAGTGAATTTGCAtataagtcttaggctccatttggtcatcacatcaatctttatgaatataattttttctcaaaccaaatggagcttaagcccttttttaactccgccaatgcaacttcttgcattgccaatcccaagcccgggtaaaggaggagggaaaagggcgtcaaggtgagttgtgtcattttcttccattttatgTCTTTTGTGATAGTATTcaattaagtttaagtttaatacACTCATAAAATGTTTCTTTATGGCAGCCTTACGTTGACTTCGCGAATAGCTATGGCACTGGAAAAATGTCGGAATTAGAGAGTTGTCTTGAGACAAACATGGAGAAGTTTAAAACTGTGAGTTCTCTATCTTGAATTATTTTTCCTTACTTTTTGCTAAAGCTTGGTAATCAACATGTTGCTGAGCTTCTCTTTGTATAACCTGCCATAGTCATGTGAGATTTAGAGGGTTGCTTTCCATTGCCAACATGTTAAGGCTTGTTTTCCTAAAGTTAATGTTTGCCACTTGCCTAAGGCATTGTGCACTCTTAGTATTGATGGAAAAATATCAATGCAAGAAGTGccccttggggcctgtttggttgccaggGAATTCATTCCCTGGTTTTTATGTTTCTTGGGAATGGTAGAATTGGTATTTCTCTCCATTATTGTACACATTTAAGTTGTAAAATGAGGTCCTTGACATCTGATTTTATAATCCCCTTCAGTTTGCAGTATCCACTCTTTAGTTTGCCTTTACCTAGAAAACATGCCTATATGATCGCTACAAGGAGTTCATATTATCAACTTTCAGTAGGTGAAAGCGTTTTCCATGGGCGATGATGTGAACAAGCTTTGGTCCACGTGAATAACTTCTGCATACAGTGTTGTAGAGATGGCCCACATATGGTGTCTATCATGGAGATGTGGCTTGTTTAGTGACCCAATCACCagtcagctagctggtgtcaaagctccatggaccctaccataatttatgtgtttttatctaggcagtccatcaattttgccagcttattttaaggcatgagcctaaaaatgaagcagatccaaacctgaagtgggccacaccacaggaaatagtggggattgaattatatgacatccaaactgttcatacagTTTCAATTATACCAGTagggatgaacagaaaacacaaatattagactgatacaaaacttcagtgaccctagggaaggtttcaatgataagcgttcaatcatcactttttcctgtggcatggcccacttcagtCTAGGGTCTGTCACATTTTTGGGTGAGCTGGCCAAAGTCTTGGCCCACTAAGATGGCTTCTATAAAGGAACGGATGATACAACTTCAAGATGCACAAAAAGGAGCAGAGGTCACCAAGCTACATacacatttcttttttctttttcttttcctggtAAGCCCAattgaaggaaagaagaaggaaagaaaaagagtagAAAACTAGACCCTAACACTACTGACCAACTTTTGCTTCAAAGTGCTTGTTAACATTCCCTTTCTATGAAATTTTGCTTAATGTCAATCTCATGAAAGTAACAAGATTTCTATGTAGGCACATAGAAATCTTGTTACAACATTCCTATACATGCAATAAATTCCTGTCTGACGGAGCTCACAGTCATGGCGGAATGCAATAAATTCCAGGTTAGTTTGAACATTATTGCTGGCCATTAAAATAGGcctgtcattttttattttcccatTTATCGGTTGGTAAGTTGGCACAGAAAATGCTTCATTTAATTGTTCATTTGTCGTTGGTTTGATATCAATCTGTCAAGGTCTACGAAAGATCCCTAAGAGATGAatttcttttgcttttgtttGGCAGTCACCACCGTTCTTCACCTTTGCCAATCAAGCAGGCCTAGACATGCTGGAGACAACACTGTTGGCTTTACAGGACATAGCACTGGTTAAGATATTTGATGAGTCTGGACAGAAAGCTCTATGCTCCAAATTTGCCAAAAGAATGCAACAGGTAATGTCAAGCTCCCCTTTTTCTCTAGAATTCCCCCCCAAATCTGCATCTTCATTCCTCTGTTAGATGAGCTTAGGGAGCTTTTGGGATGCTTAACTGAACTGAATGGCTAGCCACACTTATACCATTGGTGGGCATCCTATAATGACATGATGTTTAGGTTACTAAAAGGCAGGACACACTTATACCATTAGTGGGCAGAACAAGACATGATGTTTCTTCTGTTGATCATCCTATAATGCCTATTTGTATTCGTGTGTATATAATTTTATTCTGCTTTAATGGTTATTAGTTTAGAGTACATTTGGTTGCCACTAAAgtgatttttcttcatatttcataATTTACAAAAACCTACTAAGAGCctaagagtagaaattccaaagTCATAAATTTGTTTTTCTATGCCTGTGAAATGCTCATGAGCCAAATGCAGCCTGAATGACTTTCTGATGTAAGATGTTAGAAACTATTCATGAAATGTAGGTTCCAGGGTGTGTTTAGCAGTTCAAAGAGTGGTTGATGGGTGCATATATATGTTGATTTCACTGTACAGGTTCTGATTTCAATATCGAAAACCAATCCCATTCTCCAACCATCCAGCTAAGATATTGTAGCATGGCAACAGTTATTGGACTGTGTCTGCGAGTTAAGCTGATGCGCTATTTCCCTCTAATTGTTGCCTTGGTCCCTTGTTGGCACTAGCAGTCTAGtccccataaataaataaatgcggCTGCTGTCTCAGCTGCTCTCTCAAAACATTTAATTGGCCTAAATAATGTGGCTGCTGTAAATGGGACTTAAACATTCAAAGAGTGAAACAGATAACGACAGgaagaatcaagaactgctttatATGGAGGACTTACTGAACTAGGAACTGCTGTAAATGGCGTACTGATTCTTCTTGAAGTTAACTTTGCACAAAAGTATTTCCTTCATCGATTCCCATGAAGAGTTGTAGCTCTGACaagaatcaagaactgctttatATGCAGGATTTGATACTGCAGTAGCAGCTAATACACCAACCAGTTCACCAGCAAGAGAACTTCAGGACTATTTTCGTCCACCTATCCATACTCAAATTGAATTATAGAATTACTGCAAAGGTTTCTCACCGTCCCATCataacagataacgacatctctaagtgtggccattagatttttaaacaaaGTTCCTGGTTCAGTAAGTCCTCTGGAAGAACGGTCAACACTTCCCTGGatgatatggaatggaccaactcttcataggggtcagaccttgaaaaaaggagctcttaactaacccaaatgcctcagaaggatagtcaacaccattaacagaatacttattttagaagtggaaactcatatccTCAACCAAACGCCTTGACTAAAACTTCCCTCAGTCATAAAGTTGAAGCCCCAAAAAGCCAAGTTGTTTAATAACCTTACTGATAGCTGAATCATTTTTAGAATctatcaaattacccaaagcagatAACTTTAGAATACGAGTCACGATAGGCAGTTTTACAGTTTTCGGGTAGCTTTCCACTTGCAACTCTACAAGTTCATTGTAATTTGATCTCAAGTGAAGCAGTAAAGGTAATATGTCTTGAATCTTCTTCTTTATATCTTCAGTAACAGCCTTGGGAATGTCAAAATCATTCAAGCCAGCACTATATCCTTCTAAAAAGAGAATCTCCATCAGTAATGGCTGCAACATATTAAAGAACTTAACAACCTCTTTTGTTCCCTTCTTGTCAAGAACAGAAGTAACAATCTCTGTGAATGATGACTGCGGTAAATCTCTATTGGaatcaatcctcaccatttcacTTTTACTGATTAAATGCCTCTCCCCAAAGTAGCAAAAAAATGCAGGTAAAGCACTATGTACTATTTGCAAAACAGTCCACAGAGGACCTATACGGTGAGCCTTAAGCAAAGCAGGTTCTGGTAAAACTGGTGAAACACACATAGCCAATTGTTGCGTAGTCACTTTGTTcaagaaaaaagtcctaaacatgagtttaagtgacaataaacgatcatgcaccagttgtaaatTCAGACTACCACTATGAGAACTACGGATTTGCTTTTCAACACTAAACAACTCCAAAACTTCTGCCTTTGCTGTAAGGTGGACACCACATGTTCATCAACAGGAATTGGAGGCGAAGCCCATGAATGTATTCATCATCAACAAAAATTAGGAAGCGaacccactttttcttcattGACATTTCAGAGCAAACCCTTGCAGATCCTCTTTGTCAACAAAAGCTAGAAGCACGCCCACACACGTATCTTCTTCATCAGCAATTTCTTCTTCATCAACAAAAAGTAGGAAAAGACCCTTCAACATGTTTTTCCATCAGAAAAAGCTCACATTATTAGTATTGACATGCTTGAACAGTAACTACTTACATCTGAAGTGTACGTCCTCACAAAAATAATACAACCCTTCTCTGTGAAGGGGAAATTTGATGACAATGGATGCTcacatgtgcgtgtgtgtgcattGCACATCTTCATCTCAATGCTTAATTCTCATTGTGAATTTTTACTACATTCAAGGAGTAGTTGCAgaaataattttcaaatggatacAAAAAAGGTTGTTGATACTCGTGCGAAAGAGGAAGCAGTGAGAAGGTCACTCACCATGGATTCCTTGTTGCCTCTCCCTTAATGTTGTTTTGTTCtcacccttttctctctctttataaagCTTTGGTTATCTTTAAaagatggggaaaaaaaaaggaaaaagaaagaaagaaaggaaaagaaaaagaagagattttttttttttaaaatgcaagCTGAATCTTCTTTTggtaattaaaagataaaatgtCTTCTTTACATAGCCAGGCAAGGAAAAGCAGATTGCAAGCATTATAATATTGTATTAGGTTATAACTTTTTTCAACATGTTAATGGTCACATACCTTGTTGGTTCTGTTTATTATATGCAGTTTCTTAGATGACTTGATGCTCGTTTGTTcctatagaagatctcatgtgCTTGTTAGCCTAAAGCTGCAAATATTATTTTCCATAGTCGATGCACCAGCATCGCATGGGTTCCTGAAAGTGAAGGCACTTTTGTCGTTGCTCATGCCGATGGAAACTTATGTGTATGAAAGAGTAAGTCCTAACACTAGCCAATATCTGGCTTTCTTTTAACAGTTTGTGAATCTGCATGGACTGCATGATACTTAAGTTTCTTATTTGTCTTAGAACAAGGATTGCATTGGCGATTCTTCATTCCCTGTCATCAACGACCAATCTTAGTTTTCTGTAGCACATGCACGGTCCAACAAGGTAATTTGGCCCTGATCTTTTCCAGCCATTTTGAGTTGTCAAAATTTATCATCAGCCCTGGTGCATCAAGTCAAATGAGTGTCAGTCAGACAATTGTTTTTGCACCATGCATCTAGGTACTAATATCTTTTGACCTTTCAAAAAACAAGCCTAGATTTTGTTCTAACTGAATATTAAGATGCatgtttgcatatttaggaataataaATTTTCccttaatggggcctaaaagcacatatcgttgactcagggaaacatggagaaaattgtggatccatccatccatcatgatgcGTGCATACACACACTCACAAAcacacctcatccatccatctgtgcaagcatacatacatccatccatactccatccattcatgcatgcatatacacacataaaaacatggatttcatcatacaaccatgcacccattaaaAATTGTAGTGCACTTTGCATTTTGCACATGCGCAGAGTAGTCGCCCCCTCGTGACCTTACGCACTGAGAATTTATTCCTCATTGTGGCAGGCATACACGAACAAGCTGGAGAACAAGGTTTCACGTCTGGAAGAAGAGAATGAAAGGCTCAAGAAGCAGAAGGTGGGCATTTCATCTCtccttgcaattttttttttctaaatggggTTGCAGGACCATGCAGACTTGGTTATATCTAAGTTTTGGTCGGATATTGCCTGAGAATTAGATTGTGTTTGTTTTCCTTTCGATTACACTTTAAGGCATCTTATGTTAAAAAAGCTAGGATTCAGTGgccttattgttgttttttatttatttttcattagtttctcatagCAAGTTGCGATTTTGGTTCGTTTCCTTTTGCTATTGAAATGCTAGGAATTTACTTAGCATTTAGAAACTGCAGGTTGCtccttgtttatttttctttgttggaTAGACTTGGTAGAAGAGAAGTATCTTGTCCCAGCTTCTTAGGGTCTGCTTCaaggatctttttttttcttggttgccAAAATTATATTCCTATCTAGGACCCTATCTTGTGCGAGTGAAAAAGCCATCTTGTCCATTATCACCACCTCTATCATGGTCTTGTTAGAGTATCTAAGGgctcgtttggccgggtggataggaagggattaaatggtattaggatggatggtatggatttctaggtaatgatggtgttgtcagtggattatcttgagatccatgggattgctatatccctggattgctatatccagtctgtttggcacgcctggccaatctggggattaaaccttcccatcccttccaatcccatgaagcgaacatgtcccaggcaaatttgaatggattagggtggattggatgggatttaaaggtaatgatggtgttgtcagtggattgtcttaagatccatgggattgggatcagatcaccgactctgtttggcacgcccggccaatcccgggatttaacttccaatcccttccaataccatccaatcccttccaatccgaccggccaaacgggccctaaggtaaATTAATGGAATCTTATGAATATAAAGGAACTGAATCAATCATATTTATCATCTACATTCTGACTGTTGAGTTTTCTTATTTCTTCAGGTTTTGGATGCTTCTTGTATATGCCTAACTAGCaatgaaatccacttcaagaaTATCAGGTGATGACTTTTGTTTGCTTTTTCTTTCTAAACTTTTTCATACTTTGTGTGTTTTTCTTACTGGTTTTCTTTTACAAGGCCAATTTTTGTTTCCTTTGTTGCTTACGATTTGCAATACCTCCCAGCAAGCAATTGAGTAGGGGTTCTATTGTGGTGCTTGTAAGCCTTGTAGCACCGTATAGTTTGATACAATGACAATTTATTAATGTGATTGAAGTTCCAATTGAAGCCAAATcattaagaaaaaagaaagaaaagagaagaaaagttccAATTGATAcaatgataatttttttttactatgACACTTTCCCAACTATAGAGGTGACTTGTGAAGCTAattgtccttttattttcttgtttatcatgGGCCTTGATTGTTTATAAAGGTTCAAGTCTTCAACAAATAGAGGCCTAGTTCTGTAGCACTCTCCAACTCCAAGCAGTATAATCTCAATGTTGTGCCACTTACCAAATCAGCTATGCTTCTCAGCCAATTGCAGGGAAACTTCCAAGGGAGGAATTTAGGCTCATTGCAAGAAAAGGGCTTACATCACACATAGTGGACACGTGATCATGGCCAGTGAGGATTGATGCTGTAGACATTTGGGAGAAGAtgtggctaggaaaggaagacatttatagtttgttttgaaaactttaaatagactgttaattgttttgttgatattgtgctaATTGTTATCTTGATGAATGTTAGATTTTTGGGTAATTCAAATTCTTGTCATTTAATCAAAGGTTTTTGATAGTTAGATCGATAGAGATTTGATTGTAGGACAGCAATTATAGGAAAGGATTAGTCAGAATCAACAAGAATTTATGTGAAAGGATTAGTAAAGAATCAGTAGGAATTTCTATTATCGCACTTTTAGCGGCATTTTTTAAAGCTTATACCGGCGTTTCTCAAAGGATTGTAAAGGATCAGTTACATCTTTTAGCGGCGTTTGTAGTATTAGCGGCATTTCTCACAAAATTTACATGCGTTTCAAATACTTCTACCGGCGTTTTTAAATTTTTATCGGCGTTTTCTCAGCGTTTGTAGGAGTTTTTAGCGGCGCTTCGTGGAGTTTTAGCGGCGCTTTTATATTTTGGCAGTCACAGAAGAGCCGGTAAAGTCGAATGTTGGCGGCGGCCGTATTAGAGACCGCCGGTGAAAGATATAGCGAGGCCCCTGTTAGTGGCACGTGCCGACCGCCGGTGATTCTTATACCAGCGGTTTTTTGACTTTTAGGGGCGGTTTTGGCCG
Coding sequences:
- the LOC131257418 gene encoding uncharacterized protein LOC131257418 isoform X2; translated protein: MFLLTHRRKNGMPVDEASTRAMEQLNERTSQQPEASHNSTARKDIFSEVMGDERHGRVHTYEFGPSPSDIWGTTSHSVQSQGMTSNAQKIDEQYEELHAEISSLRETMADRDAQISSLRETMADRDVQISSLRETMTTLMAAITNPSINLSTLLGVSANPNLNQPSSSSSHLVPTPQRDLANKGNSTSCTNVTQVLLKSIVRPGDTVAKGIILSTDPLTKVGGQKLGVGFWEVSIQVAMVRDEDLIRTHGRYKTIGDAIGTSIAWPTTLCMVADKNG
- the LOC131257418 gene encoding uncharacterized protein LOC131257418 isoform X1: MFLLTHRRKNGMPVDEASTRAMEQLNERTSQQPEASHNSTARKDIFSEVMGDERHGRVHTYEFGPSPSDIWGTTSHSVQSQGMTSNAQKIDEQYEELHAEISSLRETMADRDAQISSLRETMADRDVQISSLRETMTTLMAAITNPSINLSTLLGVSANPNLNQPSSSSSHLVPTPQRDLANKGNSTSCTNVTQVLLKSIVRPGDTVAKGIILSTDPLTKVGGQKLGVGFWEVSIQVAMVRDEDLIRTHGRYKTIGDAIGTSIAWPTTLCCRQKWMITT
- the LOC131257419 gene encoding uncharacterized protein LOC131257419, which gives rise to MLVCSYRRSHVLVSLKLQILFSIVDAPASHGFLKVKALLSLLMPMETYVYERNKDCIGDSSFQYHPIPSNPTGQTGPKVLDASCICLTSNEIHFKNIRFKSSTNRGLVL